A section of the Lynx canadensis isolate LIC74 chromosome A1, mLynCan4.pri.v2, whole genome shotgun sequence genome encodes:
- the OXGR1 gene encoding 2-oxoglutarate receptor 1, with amino-acid sequence MNEPLDSFANASSDFPDFAAPFGNCTDEKIPLKRHYLPVTYSIIFLVGFPGNAVAISTYIFKMRPWKGSTVIMLNLACTDLLYLTSFPFLIHYYASGENWIFGDFMCKFIRFGFHFNLYSSILFLTCYSIFRYFVIIHPMSCFSFHKTRWAVVACAVVWIISLVAVIPMTFLITSTTRPNRSACLDLTSSDDLATIKWYNLVLTATTFCLPLVIVTLCYTMIICTLTQGPQNHSCLKQKARRLTILLLLVFYICFLPFHILRVIRIESRLLSISCPIENQIHEAYIVSRPLAALNTFGNLLLYVVVSDNFQQALCSMVRCKASGDLEQAKKISYSNNP; translated from the coding sequence ATGAATGAGCCACTGGACAGTTTTGCAAATGCTTCTTCCGACTTCCCCGATTTTGCAGCGCCTTTTGGAAATTGCACTGATGAAAAAATCCCACTCAAGAGGCACTACCTCCCTGTAACATATAGCATCATCTTCCTGGTGGGCTTTCCAGGGAACGCAGTAGCGATTTCCacttacattttcaaaatgcGGCCGTGGAAAGGCAGCACCGTCATCATGCTGAACCTGGCCTGCACAGACCTGCTGTATCTAACCAGCTTCCCTTTCCTGATTCACTACTATGCCAGCGGCGAAAACTGGATCTTTGGGGATTTCATGTGCAAGTTCATCCGCTTCGGCTTCCATTTCAACCTGTACAGCAGCATCCTCTTCCTCACCTGTTACAGCATCTTCCGATACTTCGTGATCATTCACCCCATGAGCTGCTTTTCCTTTCACAAGACTCGATGGGCCGTGGTGGCCTGTGCTGTGGTGTGGATCATTTCCCTGGTGGCCGTCATTCCCATGACCTTCCTGATCACGTCAACCACCAGGCCCAATAGATCGGCCTGCCTTGACCTCACCAGTTCGGATGACCTCGCCACTATCAAATGGTACAATCTAGTTTTGACTGCAACTACTTTCTGCCTTCCCCTGGTGATAGTGACCCTGTGCTATACAATGATTATCTGCACCCTAACCCAAGGACCTCAGAATCACAGCTGCCTTAAGCAGAAAGCTAGAAGGCTAACCATTCTGCTACTCCTCgtgttttacatatgttttttACCCTTCCACATCTTGAGGGTCATTCGGATCGAATCTCGACTGCTTTCAATCAGCTGCCCCATCGAGAATCAGATCCATGAAGCATACATCGTTTCTAGGCCGTTAGCCGCCCTGAACACCTTCGGTAACCTGTTACTGTATGTGGTGGTCAGTGACAACTTCCAGCAGGCCCTCTGCTCGATGGTGAGATGCAAAGCCAGTGGGGACCTGGAACAAgcaaaaaaaatcagttactcGAACAACCCTTGA